From a single Aggregatilinea lenta genomic region:
- the recJ gene encoding single-stranded-DNA-specific exonuclease RecJ — protein sequence MTQAAPATKRWNLQPVLPRDVRMRLSTYHPVLAQVLYNRGQDTPEKARQFLDGGAGSLHNPFSMHDMPEAVARIRYAIRQGQKIAVYGDFDADGVTSTALLTQALVALGGDVKPYIPHRVDEGYGLNTDALDRLLAEHVALVITVDCGIRSVAEVQYAKDIGLDIIVTDHHSVGEEIPPADAVLNPKIDARLRLTEGRKNGYPEDMLAGVGVAYKLAEALLLAEEKQGRRRVGLRAEDLLDLVALGTVADLAPLNRVENRELVRRGLEVLNLARRPGLYELLQVAGVEPGKITTTSIGYLLGPRINAAGRIDNAMVAYDLLTSEMPLAGQLAQRLQELNLQRQIMTTQAVEIARARALSDGTSDLPLIFDAGDEYTSGIVGLVAGRLCEEFYRPAVVVERGEEEARGSCRSIPEFDVTAALDRCADLLVRHGGHAQAAGFTVRLENLPLLRDHLVEQARHALQGRELIPALDVDAEVPFLDLTLSLAQELSRLEPCGASNSAPVLCTRGLRVDDYRQVGADGKHLRLVLSNGSGSLTAIAFKQGHWYDALSRGTYVDVAHHLELNTWNGETRLQLNVQDLRLSAP from the coding sequence GTGACACAAGCTGCACCAGCCACGAAGCGATGGAACCTGCAACCGGTACTTCCGCGCGACGTGCGCATGCGGCTGTCCACCTATCATCCCGTGCTGGCGCAGGTGCTCTATAACCGGGGCCAGGATACGCCCGAAAAAGCCCGCCAGTTCCTCGACGGCGGCGCCGGCTCCCTGCATAACCCCTTCTCCATGCACGACATGCCGGAGGCGGTCGCGCGCATCCGCTATGCCATCCGCCAGGGCCAGAAGATCGCGGTGTATGGCGACTTCGACGCGGACGGTGTAACCAGCACCGCGCTGCTGACCCAGGCGCTTGTCGCGTTGGGCGGCGACGTGAAGCCCTACATCCCGCACCGCGTGGACGAGGGCTACGGCCTGAACACCGATGCGCTGGACCGCTTGTTGGCGGAACATGTCGCGCTGGTGATCACGGTGGACTGCGGTATCCGGTCCGTGGCGGAAGTCCAGTATGCGAAGGACATCGGCCTGGACATCATCGTCACCGACCACCACTCCGTCGGCGAGGAGATTCCGCCTGCCGATGCCGTGCTCAATCCCAAGATCGACGCGCGGCTGCGCCTGACCGAAGGCCGCAAAAACGGCTATCCCGAAGACATGCTGGCCGGGGTCGGCGTGGCGTACAAGCTGGCCGAGGCGCTGCTGCTGGCCGAGGAGAAACAGGGTCGCCGCCGGGTGGGCCTGCGCGCCGAGGACCTGCTTGACCTCGTCGCGCTGGGCACCGTCGCGGACCTGGCCCCGCTGAACCGCGTCGAGAACCGCGAGTTGGTGCGGCGCGGGCTGGAAGTGCTCAATCTCGCGCGGCGACCCGGACTGTACGAGCTGCTGCAAGTCGCGGGCGTCGAGCCGGGCAAGATCACCACGACCAGCATCGGCTACCTGCTTGGCCCGCGTATCAACGCCGCCGGACGCATCGATAACGCGATGGTCGCCTACGATCTGCTGACGTCCGAGATGCCGCTGGCTGGGCAGCTTGCGCAGCGCCTGCAAGAGCTGAACTTGCAGCGCCAGATCATGACGACGCAGGCCGTGGAAATCGCGCGGGCCCGCGCGCTCAGCGACGGCACCTCCGACCTGCCGCTGATCTTCGACGCGGGCGACGAGTACACGTCGGGTATCGTCGGGCTGGTGGCCGGGCGGCTGTGCGAGGAGTTCTATCGACCGGCGGTTGTAGTGGAGCGCGGCGAGGAAGAAGCGCGTGGATCGTGCCGCAGTATCCCCGAATTTGACGTGACGGCGGCGCTCGACCGGTGCGCCGACCTGCTGGTGCGGCACGGCGGCCACGCGCAGGCGGCGGGTTTCACCGTCCGGCTTGAAAATCTGCCGCTGCTGCGCGATCACCTCGTGGAACAGGCCCGCCACGCGCTGCAAGGCCGCGAGTTGATCCCCGCGCTGGATGTGGACGCCGAGGTCCCGTTCCTCGATCTGACGCTGTCGCTGGCACAGGAGCTTTCTCGCCTGGAGCCGTGCGGCGCGAGCAATTCCGCCCCGGTGCTGTGCACGCGCGGGCTGCGCGTGGACGATTACCGGCAGGTGGGCGCGGACGGCAAGCACCTGCGGCTGGTGCTATCCAACGGCAGCGGATCGCTGACCGCGATCGCCTTCAAACAGGGCCACTGGTACGACGCGCTCTCGCGCGGTACGTACGTGGATGTGGCGCACCACCTGGAACTGAATACCTGGAACGGCGAGACGCGCCTGCAGCTCAACGTGCAGGATCTGCGCCTGTCTGCGCCCTGA
- the mutS gene encoding DNA mismatch repair protein MutS translates to MPKVTPSRQQYLDFKSQFPDAIVMFRLGDFYEMFDADAEVASRELDLVLTGRGAPKGDRVPMCGVPHHAVEGYIARLVEKGYHVAVVEQVGNEPVGGLTPREVSRVITPGTVMEPGMLAEARHNYLLALAPDADREGGWAAVGLAYVDISTGEFAATQLDGEGASLGVVEELARLEPREVLLPNLWIERGVTLPPGTHKTGMPDYHYEHGFARQYLLDHFQVSTLDGFGLQDKPLAVRAGGAIIAYLQETQRGALHQLTSLRSYRLTNFMTLDAATRRNLELTETIRDGQKRGSLLAVLDRAVTPMGARLLRTWIGQPLLDRAKLEARLDAVEALYDSGTTRAEVRDRLRGVSDLERLTNRLLAGRAGPRDLLALAQSLQAVPDLRRVIEQGEALHSIHAALDPCDDVCDLVTRALAEEPPAVANSTGIIRAGYADELDRVVVGSRDAREWVAALEPTERERTGIKSLKVGYNKVFGYYIEVSRANTEKVPDDYIRKQTLVNAERYITPDLKEYEALILNAEERQLEIEQRLFAELCDQVAARSNALLRTARALAHLDVFASLAEVAAREGYVRPVLADDDVLDVREGRHPVVEQMLHGERFVPNDTHFDAEERLHLITGPNMAGKSTIIRQVALIVLMAQIGSFVPATSATVGLTDRIFTRIGAQDEIHAGQSTFMVEMVELALILSHATRRSLLILDEIGRGTSTYDGMAIARAVVEYVHNNPDLGARTLFATHYHELIELANILPGVRNYNVAVAEEGDGIVFLHRLMPGGADRSYGIHVAQLAGIPKAVIHRAQEILAELEADGSDFRVKSPVQPEGTVQLSFFQADPDPVIKALRDLKVDEMSPLDAITRLYELKRLAQAGEQDKKSPRES, encoded by the coding sequence ATGCCAAAAGTGACGCCGTCCCGGCAGCAGTATCTGGACTTCAAGAGCCAGTTTCCCGACGCGATTGTGATGTTCCGCCTGGGCGACTTTTACGAGATGTTCGACGCCGACGCCGAGGTCGCCTCGCGCGAGCTGGATCTGGTGCTGACCGGGCGCGGCGCGCCCAAGGGCGACCGCGTGCCGATGTGCGGCGTGCCGCATCACGCCGTGGAGGGCTACATCGCGCGGCTGGTGGAAAAGGGCTACCACGTCGCGGTCGTCGAGCAGGTGGGCAATGAGCCGGTGGGCGGCCTGACCCCGCGCGAGGTCTCGCGCGTCATCACCCCCGGCACGGTCATGGAGCCGGGTATGCTGGCCGAGGCGCGCCACAACTACCTGCTGGCGCTGGCTCCGGACGCAGATCGCGAGGGCGGCTGGGCGGCGGTTGGACTGGCGTATGTGGACATCAGCACGGGCGAGTTCGCCGCGACGCAGCTCGACGGCGAGGGCGCGTCGCTGGGTGTGGTCGAAGAACTCGCCCGCCTGGAGCCGCGCGAAGTGCTGCTGCCCAACCTGTGGATCGAGCGCGGCGTGACGCTGCCGCCCGGCACGCACAAGACGGGTATGCCGGATTACCATTACGAGCACGGCTTCGCGCGGCAGTACCTGCTCGACCATTTCCAGGTGTCCACGCTGGATGGCTTTGGCCTGCAAGACAAGCCGCTCGCCGTGCGGGCGGGGGGCGCGATCATCGCCTATTTGCAGGAGACGCAGCGCGGCGCGCTGCACCAACTGACCTCGCTGCGCAGCTACCGCCTGACCAACTTCATGACGCTCGACGCCGCCACGCGCCGCAACCTGGAACTGACCGAGACGATCCGCGACGGGCAGAAGCGCGGCTCGCTGCTGGCCGTGCTGGACCGGGCCGTCACGCCGATGGGCGCGCGCCTGCTGCGCACCTGGATCGGGCAGCCCCTGCTGGACCGGGCCAAGCTCGAAGCGCGGTTGGACGCGGTCGAAGCGCTGTATGACTCCGGCACGACGCGCGCCGAAGTCCGCGACCGGCTGCGCGGCGTCAGCGACCTGGAACGCCTGACGAATCGCCTGCTGGCTGGACGCGCGGGTCCGCGCGATCTGCTGGCGCTGGCGCAGAGCTTGCAGGCCGTGCCCGACCTGCGCCGGGTGATCGAGCAGGGCGAGGCGCTGCACTCAATTCACGCTGCGCTCGATCCGTGCGACGACGTGTGCGATCTGGTGACGCGCGCGCTGGCCGAGGAACCGCCCGCCGTCGCCAACAGCACGGGTATCATCCGCGCGGGCTACGCCGACGAGCTGGATCGCGTGGTGGTCGGCAGCCGCGACGCGCGCGAGTGGGTCGCCGCGCTGGAACCGACCGAACGCGAGCGCACCGGGATCAAGAGCCTCAAGGTCGGCTATAACAAGGTGTTCGGTTATTACATCGAGGTCAGCCGCGCCAACACCGAAAAAGTGCCTGACGACTACATCCGCAAGCAAACGCTGGTCAATGCGGAGCGCTACATCACACCTGATCTCAAAGAGTATGAAGCGCTGATCCTCAACGCCGAGGAGCGCCAGCTTGAAATCGAGCAGCGCCTGTTCGCGGAATTGTGCGATCAGGTGGCGGCGCGGTCCAACGCGCTGCTGCGCACGGCGCGCGCCCTGGCGCACCTGGACGTGTTCGCGTCGCTGGCCGAGGTCGCCGCGCGCGAGGGTTACGTGCGGCCTGTGCTGGCCGACGACGACGTGCTCGACGTCCGCGAGGGGCGGCACCCGGTCGTGGAGCAGATGCTGCACGGCGAGCGCTTCGTGCCCAACGACACGCACTTCGACGCCGAGGAACGGCTGCACCTGATCACCGGGCCGAACATGGCGGGCAAGAGCACCATCATCCGGCAGGTGGCGCTGATCGTGCTGATGGCGCAGATCGGCAGCTTCGTCCCGGCCACGTCTGCGACCGTCGGCCTGACCGACCGCATATTTACGCGCATCGGCGCGCAGGACGAGATCCACGCGGGCCAATCGACTTTTATGGTGGAAATGGTCGAGTTGGCGCTGATCCTCTCCCACGCGACGCGTCGCAGCCTGCTGATCCTGGACGAGATCGGGCGCGGAACCAGCACGTACGACGGCATGGCGATTGCGCGCGCAGTGGTCGAGTACGTGCACAACAACCCCGACCTCGGCGCGCGCACGCTGTTCGCCACGCACTACCACGAGCTGATCGAGCTGGCGAACATCCTGCCCGGCGTGCGCAACTACAACGTCGCGGTGGCGGAGGAGGGTGACGGGATTGTGTTCCTGCACCGGCTGATGCCCGGCGGGGCGGACCGCTCCTACGGTATCCACGTCGCGCAGTTGGCGGGCATCCCGAAGGCAGTCATCCACCGCGCGCAGGAGATCCTCGCGGAACTGGAAGCGGACGGCAGCGATTTCCGCGTCAAATCGCCCGTGCAACCGGAAGGCACGGTGCAGCTCTCGTTCTTCCAGGCCGATCCCGATCCGGTAATCAAGGCCCTGCGCGATCTGAAGGTGGACGAGATGTCGCCGCTGGACGCCATCACGCGGCTGTACGAGCTGAAGCGTCTGGCGCAGGCGGGGGAACAGGACAAGAAGTCGCCGCGAGAGTCGTGA
- a CDS encoding ROK family protein, giving the protein MCNIVIGVDLGGTQMRAARFDCALNLIERVAEPTLAARGRDDVMERLLGVIQRVLPDDLSEVDGIGVSAPGPTDPRAGMLYSPPNLPGWDRVPLRKIVQERLGVTTYLGNDANVAALAEATAGAAVGYKHVIYLTFSTGIGSGIIDDGHLLIGSRGLGAEAGHMILEVDGRISTLEKEAAGPAIARKAVERLKAGAASQIRDMVNGDLSHVTAKLVGQAATAGDILAVELMQQAGYTLGLGIVSLLHLFNPEIVVVGGGVSLMGDMVFVPMREAVEKYVIDPAYCENVPIVPAALGDNVGLIGAAALVTTRGGSYL; this is encoded by the coding sequence ATGTGCAATATTGTCATTGGTGTGGACCTGGGTGGAACCCAGATGCGCGCGGCGCGGTTCGACTGCGCCTTGAATCTCATCGAGCGCGTGGCAGAACCGACGCTTGCGGCACGCGGGCGCGACGACGTGATGGAGCGCCTGCTCGGCGTGATCCAGCGCGTGCTGCCCGACGATCTGTCCGAAGTGGATGGCATCGGCGTCTCTGCGCCCGGCCCCACCGATCCGCGCGCAGGCATGCTCTATTCGCCCCCTAACCTGCCCGGCTGGGACCGGGTGCCGCTGCGCAAGATCGTGCAAGAGCGGTTGGGCGTCACCACCTACCTGGGCAACGACGCCAACGTCGCGGCGCTGGCCGAGGCGACGGCGGGCGCGGCGGTCGGCTATAAGCACGTGATCTACCTGACCTTCAGCACCGGCATCGGCAGCGGCATCATCGACGACGGGCACCTGCTCATCGGATCGCGCGGGCTGGGAGCGGAAGCCGGACACATGATTCTGGAGGTCGATGGCCGCATCTCCACGCTTGAAAAAGAAGCGGCAGGCCCGGCCATCGCGCGCAAAGCCGTCGAGCGCCTCAAGGCGGGCGCAGCGTCCCAGATCCGCGACATGGTCAACGGCGACCTGTCGCACGTGACGGCCAAGCTGGTGGGCCAGGCCGCCACGGCGGGCGATATACTGGCCGTCGAGCTGATGCAGCAGGCCGGCTATACGTTGGGTCTGGGCATCGTCAGCCTGCTGCACCTGTTCAACCCCGAAATCGTGGTGGTGGGCGGGGGCGTCAGCCTGATGGGCGACATGGTGTTCGTGCCCATGCGGGAGGCCGTGGAGAAGTATGTGATCGACCCTGCGTATTGTGAAAACGTCCCGATTGTGCCAGCCGCCCTGGGCGACAATGTGGGCCTGATCGGCGCGGCGGCGCTGGTGACGACACGCGGAGGCAGTTATCTTTAG
- a CDS encoding response regulator transcription factor: MNANPTVLMIDDDQTLVQMVKSTLEQAGLSVMTAADGQEGLKKMYQGRPDLIILDINMPAMDGWTVCTRIREVSNIPIIMLTARNEPEEIVRGLDLGADDYILKPFESNVLMARVRANLRRAAAQPTLFKQNVLYSDDYITINLDEHRVTANGETIRLTPTEFNLMAYLVDASPRIVPYRELLENIWGFEYIDDIDYLRVYIWHLRRKLEPDAKNPTYIINELGLGYRFEKQV; this comes from the coding sequence ATGAACGCAAATCCAACCGTGCTGATGATCGACGACGATCAAACCCTGGTCCAAATGGTGAAAAGCACCCTGGAACAGGCCGGGCTGTCCGTGATGACCGCCGCAGACGGCCAGGAGGGGCTGAAAAAAATGTACCAGGGTCGCCCCGACCTGATCATTCTGGACATCAATATGCCCGCAATGGACGGATGGACGGTCTGCACCCGGATCCGGGAGGTCAGCAACATCCCGATCATCATGCTGACTGCGCGCAACGAGCCGGAGGAAATCGTGCGCGGGCTTGACCTGGGCGCGGACGACTATATCCTCAAGCCGTTCGAGTCCAACGTGCTGATGGCGCGCGTGCGTGCCAACCTGCGCCGCGCCGCCGCCCAGCCGACCCTGTTCAAGCAGAACGTGCTCTACAGCGACGACTACATCACCATCAACCTGGACGAGCACCGCGTCACGGCCAACGGCGAGACGATCCGTCTCACGCCGACCGAGTTCAACCTGATGGCCTATCTGGTCGACGCGTCGCCGCGCATCGTGCCGTACCGCGAGCTGCTGGAAAACATCTGGGGCTTCGAGTACATCGACGACATCGACTATTTGCGGGTGTACATCTGGCATCTGCGCCGCAAGCTGGAGCCGGACGCCAAGAACCCGACCTACATCATCAACGAGCTGGGGCTTGGCTACCGGTTCGAAAAGCAGGTCTGA
- a CDS encoding acetyl ornithine aminotransferase family protein, with the protein MSTPPQVLPGPQAKALIERDAQVLSPSYTRGYPFVIDRGEGARVWDVDGHPFIDFTTGIAVTSTGHAHPNVVKAIQDQAARFIHMSGTDFYYPVQVEMAERLASVAPFDGDAMVFFGNSGAEAIEAAAKLARTYTGRPRFIAFLRGFHGRTMGALSFTASKYVQRKDFFPLVPGITHVPYPDAYRPILNPVGFDDYGERVVDYIENVIFQTEVPPTEVAGILVEPIQGEGGYVVPPDGFFSALRRLCDKYEILLIVDEVQSGMGRTGKWWAMEHWGVEPDIVCTAKGIASGMPLSAIIARREIMSTWVPGAHASTFGGNPVSCAAGIATFDLLKGGLIDNAAQMGAYLVDKLGEIEQRHPSIGQIRGKGLMIGTEFVQNRETRKPAQQLRDRVVDYAFQSGLLLLGCGTSTLRIVPPLNVDQATIDEALPILEHAIARAEEDLLD; encoded by the coding sequence ATGTCTACCCCTCCCCAGGTTCTGCCTGGGCCTCAGGCCAAAGCGTTGATCGAGCGAGATGCGCAGGTGCTCTCGCCCTCCTACACACGCGGCTATCCGTTCGTCATCGATCGTGGTGAGGGCGCGCGTGTCTGGGACGTGGATGGCCACCCGTTCATCGACTTCACGACGGGCATCGCCGTCACCTCGACCGGCCACGCGCACCCGAACGTCGTGAAGGCGATCCAGGACCAGGCTGCGCGCTTCATCCACATGTCCGGGACCGACTTCTATTACCCGGTCCAGGTGGAGATGGCCGAGCGGCTGGCCTCCGTCGCACCGTTCGACGGCGACGCGATGGTCTTTTTTGGCAACAGCGGCGCGGAAGCAATTGAGGCGGCGGCCAAGCTGGCCCGCACCTACACCGGACGCCCACGCTTCATCGCCTTCCTGCGCGGTTTCCACGGGCGCACGATGGGCGCGCTGAGCTTCACCGCCAGCAAGTACGTACAGCGCAAGGACTTCTTCCCGCTGGTGCCGGGCATCACGCACGTGCCCTACCCCGACGCGTACCGCCCGATCCTGAACCCGGTGGGCTTCGACGACTACGGCGAGCGCGTGGTGGATTACATTGAAAACGTGATCTTCCAGACCGAGGTCCCGCCGACCGAAGTCGCGGGTATCCTCGTCGAGCCGATCCAGGGCGAAGGCGGCTACGTCGTGCCGCCCGATGGCTTCTTCTCCGCGCTGCGCCGCCTGTGCGACAAGTACGAGATCCTGCTGATCGTGGACGAGGTGCAGTCCGGCATGGGCCGCACCGGCAAGTGGTGGGCCATGGAGCACTGGGGCGTCGAACCGGACATCGTGTGCACGGCGAAGGGCATCGCCAGCGGCATGCCGCTCTCCGCGATCATTGCCCGGCGCGAGATCATGAGCACGTGGGTCCCCGGCGCGCACGCCAGCACGTTCGGCGGCAACCCGGTGAGCTGCGCGGCAGGCATCGCCACCTTCGACCTGCTCAAAGGCGGCCTGATCGACAACGCGGCCCAGATGGGCGCGTACCTCGTGGACAAGCTCGGCGAGATCGAGCAGCGCCACCCCAGCATCGGGCAAATACGCGGCAAGGGCCTGATGATCGGCACGGAGTTCGTGCAGAACCGCGAGACACGCAAGCCTGCCCAGCAACTCCGCGATCGCGTGGTGGATTACGCGTTCCAGAGCGGCCTGCTGCTGCTCGGCTGCGGAACCAGCACGCTGCGCATCGTGCCGCCGCTGAACGTGGATCAGGCGACCATCGACGAGGCGCTGCCGATCCTGGAGCACGCCATCGCCCGCGCCGAAGAGGATCTGCTGGACTAG
- a CDS encoding ATP-binding protein, with the protein MFLLPDYRVRQRDYLLNISRALTAQLDLGEVLRMILQAATSMLAGEAGMIALYDGEHFHTRAITGIAPEQAEVLDAVLEDLTYDKTDGFNVPVLHGKMRKVARKMNLNLRQVVTLPMIMADQMLGILFIFRAYAGQPNDNDHRLLQSFADQAAIAVHNAWMYEFANQERQRLAAIIDNSADGVMILDQHLHIERWNRALSRISGWHAEQVIQRPHDVIIRWKHVEVGMTLEDALRSGWPYDNPDEDATNMLYVEGDLERLDGTSISIGVTYAPMFRRTGELQNVIANVRDITHFREAERLKSTFISVVSHELKTPVALIKGYADTLRREDADWDVETFKRGLGVIEEEADRLTELIENLLAASKLQAEGMQLQLDDVNLRGIAEQAVERFQTQTDKHTLRADFPEDFPIICGDGTRLRQVVDNLVSNAIKYSPKGGNITITGTCDDKKVQVAVRDQGPGLPEEELSRVFERFYRVNNALTNNAQGTGLGLYLANAVIKAHGGRIWATNNPGGGATFTFTVPRQD; encoded by the coding sequence ATGTTTCTACTCCCGGACTACCGCGTTCGTCAGCGGGATTACCTGCTGAACATCAGCCGCGCCCTGACAGCCCAACTGGACCTGGGCGAAGTGCTGCGCATGATCCTGCAAGCCGCCACCTCGATGCTGGCGGGCGAAGCGGGCATGATCGCGCTGTATGACGGCGAGCACTTCCACACGCGCGCCATCACGGGCATCGCACCCGAACAGGCCGAGGTGCTCGATGCCGTGCTGGAAGACCTGACCTACGACAAAACAGACGGGTTCAACGTGCCCGTGCTGCACGGCAAGATGCGCAAGGTCGCGCGCAAGATGAACCTGAACCTGCGGCAGGTCGTCACGCTGCCGATGATCATGGCCGACCAGATGCTTGGCATCCTGTTCATCTTCCGCGCCTACGCGGGCCAGCCCAACGACAACGATCACCGGCTGCTGCAAAGCTTCGCCGATCAGGCCGCGATCGCCGTGCACAACGCCTGGATGTATGAGTTCGCCAACCAGGAGCGCCAGCGGCTGGCCGCGATCATCGACAACAGCGCCGACGGCGTGATGATCCTCGACCAGCATTTGCACATCGAGCGCTGGAATCGCGCCCTCAGCCGGATCAGCGGCTGGCACGCGGAACAGGTGATCCAGCGTCCGCACGACGTGATCATCCGCTGGAAGCACGTCGAGGTCGGCATGACGCTCGAAGACGCGCTGCGCAGCGGCTGGCCCTACGACAATCCCGACGAAGACGCGACCAACATGCTCTACGTCGAGGGCGACCTCGAACGGCTGGACGGCACGAGCATCAGCATTGGTGTGACCTACGCACCGATGTTCCGGCGCACGGGCGAGCTGCAAAACGTCATCGCCAACGTGCGCGACATCACCCACTTCCGCGAGGCGGAGCGGCTCAAATCGACGTTTATCTCGGTCGTCTCGCACGAATTGAAGACGCCTGTCGCGCTGATCAAGGGCTATGCGGACACGCTGCGCCGCGAGGACGCCGACTGGGACGTGGAGACGTTCAAGCGTGGTCTGGGCGTGATCGAAGAAGAAGCCGACCGCCTGACCGAGCTGATCGAAAACCTGCTGGCGGCGTCCAAGCTGCAAGCGGAGGGCATGCAGCTCCAGCTCGACGACGTGAATCTGCGCGGCATCGCAGAGCAGGCCGTCGAGCGCTTTCAGACGCAGACCGACAAACACACGCTGCGCGCCGACTTTCCAGAGGATTTCCCGATTATCTGCGGCGATGGCACGCGCCTGCGTCAGGTGGTGGATAACCTCGTAAGCAACGCGATCAAGTATTCGCCCAAAGGCGGCAACATCACCATCACGGGCACGTGCGACGACAAGAAGGTGCAGGTCGCCGTGCGCGACCAGGGTCCCGGCCTGCCGGAAGAGGAACTCTCGCGCGTCTTCGAGCGCTTCTATCGCGTGAACAATGCGCTGACCAATAACGCTCAGGGCACCGGGCTGGGGCTGTATCTGGCGAACGCAGTGATTAAAGCGCACGGTGGGCGGATCTGGGCCACCAATAACCCCGGCGGCGGCGCGACTTTTACCTTCACCGTTCCGCGTCAGGACTGA
- a CDS encoding CpXC domain-containing protein produces MSQVVRTSLTCPRCGQPFTGVVEQIIDIDSDPQAKNRFLSGQVNQVQCPNCGFTMAVGTPLVYHDSAREMFITYMPMELNIPPQERERVIGDLSRRLMDSIPPEKRKGYLFQPKQALTLPGMIDMILDAEGITQDMRDAQREKMRVMEMFLQVGEDQWPRLIEENADMIDLEFFQMTLVTAENAAQSGKDAMAEALILLYNFLVQNTEIGQEAMQQAQVQEEVIREVAEDVQRLGENLSREAFMDLVLSYAGDTDRVQALVGLMRPAFDYNFFQELSAKMAAAEGEERELLEDLRQDLLEMTTALDQQTQAVLQRAAETLRFIVNAEDIDAAIRPRMDQIDDTFLAVLQANISNAEEHQDLQTSARLKQVLEKVLEILRDAAPPQIRFINELMTAPTEEEARAVIEAQAGQYGPELLELMEAVAQDLDESERTEEAAVLRGYRAMVASYVSAGA; encoded by the coding sequence ATGAGCCAAGTTGTACGCACCTCGCTGACCTGCCCGCGCTGTGGACAGCCATTTACGGGCGTCGTCGAGCAGATCATCGACATTGACAGCGATCCGCAAGCCAAGAATCGCTTTTTATCCGGCCAGGTGAATCAGGTCCAGTGCCCGAACTGCGGCTTCACGATGGCCGTCGGCACGCCGCTGGTCTACCACGACAGCGCGCGCGAGATGTTCATCACCTATATGCCGATGGAATTGAACATCCCGCCGCAGGAGCGCGAGCGCGTCATCGGCGACCTATCGCGCCGCCTGATGGACAGCATCCCGCCGGAAAAGCGCAAGGGCTACCTGTTCCAGCCCAAGCAGGCGCTCACCCTACCCGGCATGATCGACATGATCCTCGACGCCGAGGGCATCACGCAGGACATGCGCGACGCGCAGCGCGAAAAGATGCGCGTGATGGAGATGTTCTTGCAGGTGGGCGAAGATCAGTGGCCGCGCCTGATCGAAGAAAACGCGGACATGATCGACCTGGAATTCTTCCAGATGACGCTGGTTACCGCCGAAAACGCGGCGCAGAGCGGCAAGGACGCGATGGCCGAGGCACTGATCCTGCTCTACAACTTCCTGGTCCAGAACACAGAGATCGGGCAGGAAGCGATGCAGCAGGCGCAGGTGCAGGAAGAAGTCATCCGTGAAGTGGCCGAAGACGTGCAGCGCCTGGGCGAAAACCTCAGCCGTGAGGCGTTCATGGACCTCGTGCTGAGCTATGCGGGCGATACCGACCGCGTGCAGGCGCTCGTCGGGCTAATGCGCCCCGCCTTCGACTACAACTTCTTCCAGGAGCTGTCGGCCAAGATGGCGGCGGCAGAAGGTGAAGAACGCGAGCTGCTCGAAGACCTGCGACAGGATCTGCTCGAAATGACGACCGCGCTCGACCAGCAGACGCAGGCTGTCCTGCAGCGTGCTGCCGAAACGCTGCGGTTCATCGTCAACGCTGAAGACATCGACGCGGCGATCCGGCCCCGCATGGACCAGATCGACGACACGTTCCTGGCCGTGCTTCAGGCCAACATCAGCAACGCAGAAGAGCACCAGGACCTGCAAACCAGCGCCCGCCTCAAGCAGGTGCTCGAAAAGGTGCTGGAGATCCTGCGCGACGCCGCCCCGCCCCAGATTCGCTTCATCAACGAGCTGATGACCGCGCCCACCGAAGAAGAAGCCCGCGCCGTGATCGAGGCGCAGGCGGGCCAGTATGGGCCGGAGCTGCTGGAACTGATGGAAGCCGTCGCCCAGGACCTGGACGAGAGCGAGCGCACCGAGGAAGCCGCCGTGCTGCGCGGCTACCGCGCGATGGTCGCGTCGTACGTCTCGGCGGGCGCATAG